In one window of Streptomyces griseus subsp. griseus DNA:
- the mmpA gene encoding morphogenic membrane protein MmpA — MNTSRTAVRPMPLDPAQRRMALGMALGGVVGLVWLGAMLYTLVSWIF; from the coding sequence ATGAACACCTCTCGTACGGCCGTCCGTCCCATGCCCCTCGACCCCGCCCAGCGCCGTATGGCGCTCGGTATGGCACTCGGCGGGGTCGTCGGCCTCGTCTGGCTGGGCGCGATGCTCTACACGCTGGTCAGCTGGATCTTCTGA
- a CDS encoding saccharopine dehydrogenase family protein: MNRQNGAARPLDVVLFGATGFVGVLTAEYLAAHAPEGLRWGLAGRSRTKLAHLRERLTAIEPRCAGLPLLETDADDEEALRELAASARVVATTVGPYILYGEKLVAACAEAGTDYLDLTGEAEFIDRTYVRHDARARETGARIVHACGFDSVPHDLGAYFTVKQLPEGVPLAVDGFVRSNAVFSGGTFASALTAMGRGPQMLLAARERRLYEPRQVGRRVRTPAGSPHFSGATGTWALPLPTVDPAVVGRSARALERYGPDFRYRHFASVKTLPMALGGPAAVGALVAAAQVGLVRDWLMGRYQAGQGPDAERRRRSWFTVRFVGEGGGRRVFTEVSGGDPGYDETAKILAESALCLALDKLPETSGQVTTAAAMGDALLERLTAAGLRFRVAAVR; this comes from the coding sequence GTGAACAGGCAGAACGGGGCAGCACGCCCCCTGGATGTCGTCCTTTTCGGTGCCACCGGCTTCGTCGGGGTGCTCACCGCCGAGTACCTGGCGGCGCACGCCCCCGAAGGGCTGCGCTGGGGACTGGCCGGCCGCAGCCGCACCAAGCTGGCGCACCTGCGCGAACGGCTCACCGCGATCGAGCCGCGCTGCGCCGGGCTGCCGCTGCTGGAGACCGACGCCGACGACGAGGAGGCCCTGCGCGAACTCGCCGCCTCCGCACGGGTGGTGGCCACCACCGTGGGCCCGTACATCCTGTACGGCGAGAAGCTCGTCGCCGCCTGCGCCGAGGCCGGGACGGACTACCTGGACCTCACCGGCGAGGCGGAGTTCATCGACCGGACCTACGTGCGCCACGACGCGCGGGCCCGGGAGACGGGCGCCCGCATCGTGCACGCCTGCGGCTTCGACTCCGTACCCCATGACCTGGGTGCTTACTTCACGGTCAAGCAGCTGCCGGAGGGGGTGCCGCTGGCCGTCGACGGCTTCGTCCGCAGCAACGCCGTCTTCTCCGGCGGTACGTTCGCCTCGGCGCTCACCGCGATGGGCCGCGGCCCGCAGATGCTGCTCGCCGCCCGGGAGCGCCGCCTGTACGAGCCCCGCCAGGTCGGCCGCCGGGTCCGCACCCCCGCGGGCTCCCCGCACTTCAGCGGGGCCACCGGCACCTGGGCGCTGCCGCTGCCGACCGTCGACCCGGCGGTCGTGGGCCGCTCCGCGCGGGCGCTGGAACGGTACGGCCCCGACTTCCGCTACCGCCACTTCGCCTCGGTCAAGACGCTGCCGATGGCCCTCGGCGGTCCGGCGGCCGTAGGCGCCCTGGTAGCCGCCGCGCAGGTGGGGCTCGTGCGCGACTGGCTGATGGGGCGGTACCAGGCGGGGCAGGGACCGGACGCGGAGCGCCGGAGGCGGAGCTGGTTCACCGTCCGCTTCGTCGGGGAGGGCGGCGGGCGGCGGGTCTTCACCGAGGTGTCGGGCGGCGATCCGGGCTACGACGAGACGGCCAAGATCCTCGCCGAGTCGGCCCTCTGCCTGGCGCTGGACAAGCTTCCGGAGACCTCCGGCCAGGTCACCACTGCGGCGGCGATGGGCGATGCCCTGCTGGAGCGCCTGACGGCGGCGGGGCTGCGCTTCCGGGTGGCGGCTGTGCGGTGA
- a CDS encoding endonuclease V yields MTEQPPPAHETPADEAEGRTIQDRLRGLVVLDEPGPAPGTGLVTGVDVAYDEEKDVVVAAAVVLDAETLETVDEATAVGRITFPYVPGLLAFREIPAVLEALESLTADPGVVICDGYGLAHPRRFGLASHLGVLTGLPVIGVGKNPFTFTYEAPGPRRGDSSPLVDGDEVVGRALRTQENTNPVFVSVGHRISLDNACAHTLRLARRFRQPESTRRADALCRQTLREATA; encoded by the coding sequence ATGACGGAACAGCCCCCTCCCGCCCATGAGACCCCCGCAGACGAAGCCGAGGGCCGGACGATCCAGGACCGCCTGCGCGGCCTGGTGGTGCTGGACGAGCCGGGCCCGGCGCCCGGCACCGGCCTGGTGACCGGTGTCGACGTGGCGTACGACGAGGAGAAGGACGTCGTCGTCGCGGCGGCCGTCGTGCTGGACGCCGAGACGCTGGAGACCGTGGACGAGGCCACGGCGGTCGGCAGGATCACCTTCCCGTACGTCCCCGGGCTGCTGGCCTTCCGCGAGATCCCCGCCGTGCTGGAGGCCCTGGAGTCGCTGACCGCCGACCCCGGCGTCGTCATCTGCGACGGGTACGGCCTCGCCCACCCGCGCCGCTTCGGGCTCGCCAGCCATCTGGGCGTGCTCACCGGGCTGCCCGTGATCGGCGTCGGCAAGAACCCCTTCACCTTCACGTACGAAGCCCCCGGCCCCCGGCGCGGCGACTCCTCCCCGCTGGTGGACGGCGACGAGGTGGTGGGCCGGGCGCTGCGCACCCAGGAGAACACCAACCCGGTCTTCGTCTCCGTCGGCCACCGGATCAGCCTCGACAACGCCTGCGCCCACACCCTGCGCCTGGCCCGCCGCTTCCGCCAGCCGGAGAGCACCCGCCGGGCGGACGCCCTGTGCCGGCAGACCCTGCGGGAAGCGACCGCCTGA
- a CDS encoding oxygenase MpaB family protein, translating to MSSAKDVEEPLPPPPGGVLWSLSGDIRALLMLPAALTLQVAHPAVGAGVDEHSVFRTDPWGRGERSLRSLQLWVYGGAEAAEEGRRLRRLHRTIQGTDTRGRAYHALTPAHYAWVHATGFPVHRHAARYLIRPMSPAQERALYAEWLQVGRILGIHDRDMPRTIEEFWPYWEKMLAGEIEATTVVRELVDVDQPVPPPDCGPWPVRTVLRALWPVLLPPLSRGRRFVTIGLMPPDARAAIGLPWTAAQEKRLRRICAVLRVVVPALPERLRYLPMARAARAAHATGGRRNG from the coding sequence ATGAGCAGCGCGAAGGACGTCGAGGAGCCCCTGCCACCGCCGCCCGGCGGGGTCCTGTGGAGCCTGTCCGGGGACATCCGGGCTCTGCTCATGCTGCCCGCCGCCCTCACCCTCCAGGTCGCCCACCCCGCCGTCGGCGCGGGCGTCGATGAGCACTCCGTCTTCCGTACCGACCCCTGGGGGCGCGGCGAACGCTCCCTGCGGTCGCTCCAGCTCTGGGTGTACGGGGGAGCGGAGGCCGCCGAGGAGGGGCGCAGGCTGCGGCGGCTGCACCGGACGATCCAGGGCACCGACACCCGGGGCCGTGCGTACCACGCGCTGACGCCCGCCCACTACGCCTGGGTGCACGCCACCGGCTTTCCCGTCCACCGGCACGCGGCGCGCTATCTCATCCGGCCGATGAGCCCCGCCCAGGAACGTGCCCTGTACGCGGAGTGGCTCCAGGTCGGCCGGATCCTCGGCATCCACGACCGGGACATGCCCCGGACCATCGAGGAGTTCTGGCCGTACTGGGAGAAGATGCTCGCCGGGGAGATCGAGGCGACGACCGTGGTGCGCGAACTGGTCGACGTGGACCAGCCCGTGCCGCCGCCGGACTGTGGCCCGTGGCCGGTGCGGACGGTCCTGCGGGCCTTGTGGCCGGTGCTCCTGCCGCCGCTGTCCCGCGGCCGGCGGTTCGTCACCATCGGGCTCATGCCGCCGGACGCCCGCGCGGCGATCGGCCTGCCGTGGACGGCGGCGCAGGAGAAGCGGCTGCGGCGGATCTGTGCCGTGCTGCGGGTGGTCGTGCCCGCTCTGCCGGAGCGGCTGCGGTATCTGCCGATGGCCCGGGCGGCCCGCGCCGCGCACGCCACCGGGGGCCGCAGGAACGGCTGA
- a CDS encoding YciI family protein codes for MFVLELTYTAPVERADALMREHIAWLDEQYTAGVFIASGRKNPRDGGVILAVGDDRERIEAIAAADPFAEHGVCAYRITEFLVTRTAPELSAYKQELRGQ; via the coding sequence ATGTTCGTACTGGAATTGACCTACACGGCCCCGGTCGAGCGCGCGGACGCGCTGATGCGGGAGCACATCGCCTGGCTGGACGAGCAGTACACGGCCGGCGTCTTCATCGCCTCGGGCCGCAAGAACCCCCGGGACGGCGGGGTGATCCTCGCCGTCGGGGACGACCGGGAGCGGATCGAGGCGATCGCCGCGGCCGACCCCTTCGCCGAACACGGCGTCTGCGCCTATCGGATCACCGAATTTCTCGTGACCAGGACGGCACCGGAACTCAGCGCTTACAAGCAGGAGTTGCGCGGCCAGTAG
- a CDS encoding 3-hydroxyacyl-CoA dehydrogenase NAD-binding domain-containing protein — translation MTESTTIRWEQDETGVVTLVLDDPNQSANTMNQAFKDSIAAIADRAEAEKDSIRGIIYTSAKKTFFAGGDLKDMIKAGPENAQAAFDTGTEIKRSLRRIETLGKPIVAAINGAALGGGYEIALASHHRVALDAPGSRIGLPEVTLGLLPAGGGLTRTVRLMGIADALLKVLLQGTQYTPRRALENGLVHEVAATREEMIEKARAFIDANPESQQPWDVKGYRIPGGTPSHPKFAANLPAFPANLKKQIAGAPMPAPRNILAAAVEGSQVDFETALTIEARYFTELVTGQVAKNMIQAFFFDLQAVNSGANRPKDIPERPVRKVAVLGAGMMGAGIAYSCAKAGIEVVLKDVSTEAAAKGKAYSEKLLAKALSRGRTTEAKRDELLARITPTGDAADLAGCDAVIEAVFEDTGLKHKVFQEIQDVIEPDALLCSNTSTLPITVLAEGVSRPADFIGLHFFSPVDKMPLVEIIKGERTGDEALARAFDLVRRIKKTPIVVNDSRGFFTSRVIGQFISEGVAMVGEGVEPASVEQAAAQSGYPAKVLSLMDDLTLTLPRKIRNETKRAVEEAGGTWPGHPSDAVVDRMVDEFGRPGRSGGAGFYDYDEEGRRTGLWPGLREHFTTKSEADVPFEDMKERMLFSEALDSVRCLEENVLISVADANIGSIMGIGFPPWTGGVLQYINGYEGGLPGFVVRARELAERYGDRFLPPALLVEKAEKGETFHD, via the coding sequence ATGACCGAGAGCACCACCATCCGCTGGGAACAGGACGAGACCGGCGTCGTCACCCTCGTCCTCGACGATCCGAACCAGTCGGCCAACACGATGAACCAGGCCTTCAAGGACTCCATCGCGGCCATCGCCGACCGCGCCGAGGCGGAGAAGGACTCCATCCGCGGCATCATCTACACCTCCGCCAAGAAGACCTTCTTCGCGGGCGGCGACCTCAAGGACATGATCAAGGCCGGCCCCGAGAACGCCCAGGCCGCCTTCGACACCGGCACCGAGATCAAGCGCTCGCTCCGCCGCATCGAGACCCTCGGCAAACCGATCGTCGCCGCCATCAACGGAGCCGCCCTCGGCGGCGGTTACGAGATCGCGCTCGCCTCCCACCACCGCGTCGCCCTCGACGCCCCCGGCTCCCGTATCGGCCTGCCCGAGGTCACCCTCGGCCTGCTCCCGGCGGGCGGCGGCCTCACCCGTACCGTACGGCTCATGGGCATCGCCGACGCGCTGCTCAAGGTGCTCCTCCAGGGCACCCAGTACACCCCGCGGCGCGCTCTGGAGAACGGCCTCGTCCACGAAGTCGCCGCCACCCGCGAGGAGATGATCGAGAAGGCCCGCGCCTTCATCGACGCCAACCCCGAGTCCCAGCAGCCCTGGGACGTCAAGGGCTACCGCATCCCCGGCGGCACCCCCTCCCACCCCAAGTTCGCCGCCAACCTCCCCGCGTTCCCGGCCAACTTGAAGAAGCAGATCGCGGGCGCGCCCATGCCCGCGCCGCGCAACATCCTGGCGGCGGCCGTCGAGGGCTCGCAGGTCGACTTCGAGACCGCCCTGACCATCGAGGCCCGGTACTTCACCGAGCTGGTCACCGGCCAGGTCGCCAAGAACATGATCCAGGCGTTCTTCTTCGACCTCCAGGCCGTCAACTCCGGTGCCAACCGCCCCAAGGACATCCCCGAGCGCCCCGTGCGCAAGGTCGCCGTGCTCGGCGCCGGGATGATGGGCGCGGGCATCGCCTACTCCTGCGCCAAGGCCGGGATCGAGGTCGTCCTCAAGGACGTCTCCACCGAGGCGGCCGCCAAGGGCAAGGCGTACAGCGAGAAGCTGCTCGCCAAGGCGCTCTCCCGGGGCCGTACGACGGAGGCGAAGCGCGACGAACTGCTGGCCCGCATCACCCCGACCGGCGACGCGGCCGATCTCGCGGGCTGCGACGCGGTGATCGAGGCCGTCTTCGAGGACACCGGGCTCAAGCACAAGGTGTTCCAGGAGATCCAGGACGTCATCGAGCCCGACGCGCTGCTCTGCTCCAACACCTCCACCCTCCCCATCACGGTCCTGGCCGAAGGCGTCTCCCGCCCGGCCGACTTCATCGGCCTGCACTTCTTCTCACCGGTCGACAAGATGCCGCTGGTCGAGATCATCAAGGGCGAGCGGACCGGCGACGAGGCGCTGGCCCGCGCCTTCGACCTCGTACGGCGCATCAAGAAGACGCCGATCGTCGTCAACGACTCGCGCGGCTTCTTCACCTCGCGCGTCATCGGCCAGTTCATCAGCGAGGGCGTCGCCATGGTCGGCGAGGGCGTGGAGCCCGCCTCGGTCGAACAGGCGGCCGCCCAGTCCGGCTATCCGGCCAAGGTGCTCTCCCTGATGGACGACCTGACCCTGACCCTGCCGCGCAAGATCCGCAACGAGACCAAGCGCGCGGTGGAGGAGGCCGGTGGCACCTGGCCCGGCCACCCCTCGGACGCGGTCGTCGACCGCATGGTCGACGAGTTCGGCCGCCCCGGCCGCAGCGGGGGAGCGGGCTTCTACGACTACGACGAGGAGGGCAGGCGCACGGGCCTCTGGCCGGGCCTGCGCGAGCACTTCACCACCAAGTCCGAAGCGGACGTGCCCTTCGAGGACATGAAGGAGCGGATGCTCTTCTCCGAGGCCCTGGACAGCGTCCGCTGCCTGGAGGAGAACGTCCTCATCTCCGTCGCCGACGCCAACATCGGCTCCATCATGGGCATCGGCTTCCCGCCGTGGACCGGCGGCGTGCTCCAGTACATCAACGGGTACGAGGGCGGCCTGCCCGGCTTCGTCGTCCGCGCCCGGGAGTTGGCCGAGCGCTACGGCGACCGCTTCCTGCCGCCCGCGCTGCTCGTGGAGAAGGCGGAGAAGGGCGAGACCTTCCACGACTGA
- a CDS encoding MerR family transcriptional regulator, whose translation MATGTDEPTLTVDELAARAGVTVRTVRFYSTRGLLPPPVIGPRRVGHYGADHLSRLALIEELQHQGMTLAAIERYLEQLPPDLSAHDLAIHRALVASWAPDTAEDMTGAELEKRAGRALAAPDVERLAAMGVLVRTEEDVQAYRVDLGLLRLGVELLDVPIAHETILAARTVLLEHTRSAAQEMTRLFRDEVWNPYREREGDPEHVAAMKSLSAHMQPIVVQALVTAFQRSLKEELRAAFTTE comes from the coding sequence ATGGCGACGGGGACCGACGAGCCCACGCTCACGGTGGACGAGCTGGCGGCGCGGGCCGGAGTCACCGTACGTACCGTGCGGTTCTACAGCACCCGGGGTCTGCTGCCGCCCCCGGTCATCGGGCCGCGCCGGGTCGGGCACTACGGGGCCGATCACCTCTCCCGGCTCGCGCTGATCGAGGAGCTTCAGCACCAGGGCATGACGCTCGCCGCCATCGAACGGTATCTGGAGCAGCTGCCGCCCGACCTGAGCGCCCATGATCTCGCGATCCACCGCGCGCTGGTCGCTTCCTGGGCGCCGGACACGGCGGAGGACATGACGGGGGCCGAGCTGGAGAAGCGGGCGGGGCGGGCACTGGCCGCGCCGGACGTGGAGCGGCTGGCGGCGATGGGGGTGCTGGTGCGGACCGAGGAGGACGTCCAGGCGTACCGGGTGGATCTCGGGCTGCTGCGGCTCGGGGTGGAGCTGCTGGACGTGCCGATCGCGCACGAGACGATCCTGGCGGCCCGGACCGTCCTGCTGGAGCACACGCGGTCCGCCGCGCAGGAGATGACCCGGCTCTTCCGGGACGAGGTGTGGAATCCCTACCGGGAGCGCGAGGGCGATCCTGAGCACGTGGCCGCGATGAAGTCGCTGTCGGCCCATATGCAACCGATCGTCGTGCAGGCCTTGGTGACGGCCTTTCAGCGCTCGCTCAAGGAGGAGCTGCGGGCCGCGTTCACCACCGAGTGA
- a CDS encoding ABC-F family ATP-binding cassette domain-containing protein, whose product MSASDTHISCTSLSFSWPDGTEVFAGFDLAAGPGRTGLIGLNGCGKSTLLRLIAGELAPLEGRIRIRGGLGYLPQTVTLDTALRVDQVLGIADRRAAIDAVAAGDVREELFTLIGEDWDVEQRARATLDGLGLGHIGLDRTVGEMSGGECVLLRLAALLLARPGVLLLDEPTNNLDAVARKRLYDAVDSWSGALLMVSHDRELLERVDRIADLRDGSVTWYGGNVSAYEEALAVEQEAAQRMVRAAESDVQRQKRELAEAHMKLARRRRYGQKMWDTRREPKVVMGQRKRSAQESAGKHRTLHTERLAQARERLDEAESAVREDAEIRIELPRTRVHPGSDVLLLRDPVPPYGPPLGGELTVRGPERIALTGRNGAGKTALLRTIAGELAPVSGEVSTPLPLGFLRQRLDTLDDALSVAENVKWSAPGLTDNEVRARLARFLFTGGAADHPAGTLSGGERFRATLAMLLLADPAPRLLLLDEPTNSLDLASVRRLTEALDAYEGALIVASHDVPFLESIGITRWLRLDGELRDTSAEEVRAGR is encoded by the coding sequence ATGTCTGCGTCCGACACCCACATCAGCTGTACCTCCCTCTCCTTCTCCTGGCCCGACGGCACCGAGGTCTTCGCCGGATTCGACCTCGCCGCGGGCCCCGGCCGCACCGGGCTCATCGGGCTCAACGGATGCGGCAAATCCACCCTGTTGCGGCTGATCGCCGGTGAACTCGCCCCACTGGAGGGCAGGATCAGGATCCGTGGCGGCCTCGGGTATCTGCCGCAGACGGTGACCCTGGACACCGCGCTCCGGGTCGATCAGGTGCTGGGCATCGCGGACCGGCGGGCGGCGATCGACGCCGTCGCGGCCGGTGACGTACGCGAGGAGCTCTTCACCCTGATCGGCGAGGACTGGGACGTGGAGCAGCGCGCCCGCGCCACCCTTGACGGGCTCGGCCTCGGCCATATCGGCCTGGACCGCACGGTCGGGGAGATGTCCGGCGGCGAGTGCGTGCTGCTGCGCCTCGCCGCCCTGCTGCTGGCCCGCCCCGGGGTGCTGCTGCTGGACGAGCCGACGAACAACCTGGACGCGGTGGCCCGCAAGCGGCTGTACGACGCGGTCGACTCCTGGAGCGGGGCGCTGCTCATGGTGAGCCACGACCGGGAGCTGCTGGAGCGCGTCGACCGGATCGCGGATCTGCGGGACGGCTCGGTCACCTGGTACGGCGGAAACGTCTCGGCGTACGAGGAGGCGCTCGCGGTCGAACAGGAGGCGGCGCAGCGGATGGTGCGGGCCGCCGAGTCGGATGTCCAGCGGCAGAAGCGCGAACTGGCAGAGGCACATATGAAGTTGGCCCGGCGCAGGCGGTACGGGCAGAAGATGTGGGACACCAGGCGGGAGCCCAAGGTGGTGATGGGCCAGCGCAAACGGTCCGCCCAGGAGTCGGCCGGCAAGCACCGCACCCTGCACACCGAGCGACTGGCCCAGGCCCGGGAGCGTCTCGACGAGGCGGAGTCGGCGGTGCGCGAGGACGCGGAGATCCGCATCGAGTTGCCGAGGACGCGGGTGCATCCGGGGAGCGATGTGCTCCTCCTGCGCGACCCGGTGCCGCCCTACGGGCCGCCGCTGGGCGGGGAGTTGACGGTCCGGGGGCCCGAGCGGATCGCGTTGACCGGGCGCAACGGAGCGGGCAAGACGGCGCTGCTGCGGACGATCGCGGGCGAGCTCGCCCCGGTCTCCGGCGAGGTTTCGACGCCGCTGCCGCTGGGCTTCCTCCGGCAGCGGCTGGACACGCTGGACGACGCGCTGTCGGTGGCGGAGAACGTGAAGTGGTCGGCCCCCGGCCTCACCGACAACGAAGTCCGGGCCCGGCTGGCGCGCTTCCTCTTCACGGGGGGCGCCGCCGACCACCCGGCCGGGACGCTGTCGGGCGGGGAGCGGTTCCGGGCGACGCTGGCGATGCTGCTGCTCGCGGACCCGGCGCCCCGGCTGCTGTTGCTGGACGAGCCGACGAACAGCCTCGACCTGGCGAGCGTACGGCGGCTGACCGAGGCCCTCGACGCGTACGAGGGGGCGCTGATCGTGGCGAGCCACGACGTGCCGTTCCTGGAGTCGATCGGGATCACCCGGTGGCTGCGGCTGGACGGGGAGCTGCGGGACACCTCGGCGGAGGAGGTGCGGGCCGGGCGGTGA
- a CDS encoding SsgA family sporulation/cell division regulator, whose translation MSSVIEQSVQARMVASAPRMETLPATLSYDRKDPFAVRMAFPAPATLEGTEVSWEFSRELLTAGVDTPAGEGDVRVRPFGYERTVLEFHAAEGIAMVHVRTAELRHFLERAQELVPAGDEYRYLELDRDLTDLLGGAC comes from the coding sequence TTGTCCAGCGTTATCGAGCAGTCCGTGCAGGCCCGCATGGTCGCGTCCGCCCCGCGGATGGAAACCCTGCCGGCCACACTGAGTTACGACCGCAAGGACCCCTTCGCCGTGCGGATGGCGTTCCCGGCCCCGGCGACCCTGGAGGGGACCGAGGTGTCCTGGGAGTTCTCCCGCGAGCTGCTGACGGCAGGGGTCGACACCCCGGCCGGGGAGGGCGACGTCCGGGTCAGGCCGTTCGGGTACGAGCGGACGGTGCTGGAGTTCCACGCGGCCGAGGGCATCGCCATGGTCCACGTGCGCACGGCTGAGCTGCGCCATTTCCTGGAGCGGGCGCAGGAGCTGGTGCCGGCGGGCGACGAGTACCGCTATCTGGAGCTGGACCGGGATCTGACCGATCTGCTGGGCGGCGCCTGCTGA
- a CDS encoding acyl-CoA dehydrogenase family protein has product MQRQIFTEEHDAFRETVRAFLAKEVLPHYEQWERDGIVSRDAWLAAGRAGLLGLAVPEEYGGGGSSDFRYSAVLAEEFTRAGAPGLAVGLHNDIVGPYLTGLATDEQRRRWLPGFCSGETITAIAMTEPGAGSDLQAIRTTAEDKGDHWLLNGSKTFISNGILADLVIVVAKTTPDGGAKGLSLIVVERGAEGFERGRNLDKIGQKSQDTAELFFNDVRVPKENLLGELDGAFIHLMTNLAQERMGIAVAGIAAAEHLLEITTQYVKEREAFGRPLSKLQHIRFEIAEMATECAVTRTFLDRCIVDHSDGALDAVHASMAKWWATELQKRVADRCLQLHGGYGYMSEYRVAKAFTDGRIQTIYGGTTEIMKEIIGRSLLA; this is encoded by the coding sequence GTGCAACGCCAGATCTTCACCGAGGAGCACGACGCGTTCCGCGAGACCGTCCGGGCCTTCCTGGCCAAGGAGGTGCTCCCGCACTACGAGCAGTGGGAGCGGGACGGCATCGTCTCGCGCGACGCCTGGCTCGCCGCCGGACGCGCCGGGCTGCTCGGCCTCGCCGTCCCGGAGGAGTACGGAGGCGGCGGCTCCAGCGACTTCCGCTACAGCGCCGTCCTCGCCGAGGAGTTCACCCGGGCCGGGGCGCCCGGCCTCGCGGTCGGCCTGCACAACGACATCGTCGGCCCCTACCTCACCGGCCTCGCCACCGACGAGCAGAGGCGACGCTGGCTCCCCGGCTTCTGCTCCGGCGAGACCATCACCGCCATCGCCATGACCGAGCCGGGCGCCGGCTCCGACCTCCAGGCGATCCGCACCACCGCCGAGGACAAGGGCGACCACTGGCTGCTCAACGGCTCGAAGACCTTCATCTCCAACGGCATCCTCGCCGACCTGGTGATCGTCGTCGCCAAGACCACCCCCGACGGCGGTGCCAAGGGGCTCTCGCTGATCGTCGTGGAGCGCGGGGCCGAAGGGTTCGAGCGCGGCCGCAACCTCGACAAGATCGGCCAGAAGTCGCAGGACACCGCCGAGTTGTTCTTCAACGACGTCCGCGTCCCCAAGGAGAACCTGCTCGGCGAGCTGGACGGCGCCTTCATCCACCTGATGACCAACCTGGCCCAGGAGCGCATGGGTATCGCGGTCGCCGGGATCGCCGCCGCCGAACACCTGCTGGAGATCACCACGCAGTACGTCAAGGAGCGCGAGGCCTTCGGGCGGCCGCTCTCCAAGCTCCAGCACATCCGGTTCGAGATCGCGGAGATGGCCACCGAGTGCGCCGTCACCCGGACCTTCCTGGACCGGTGCATCGTCGACCACTCCGACGGGGCCCTCGACGCCGTCCACGCCTCCATGGCCAAGTGGTGGGCCACCGAACTGCAGAAGCGCGTCGCCGACCGCTGCCTCCAACTGCACGGCGGCTACGGCTACATGAGCGAGTACAGGGTCGCCAAGGCGTTCACCGACGGCCGTATCCAGACCATCTACGGCGGCACCACCGAGATCATGAAGGAGATCATCGGCCGCTCGCTGCTCGCCTGA